A region of the Pseudomonadota bacterium genome:
GGATGGATACAAACCCCCTTCGGTGGTCGGAAAAAACCTTTTTTGATCTATGGTCCTCCAGGAACAGAGAAAATGATGGCTAATCTATGGGAAGCATTCTCTGAAGACCGCCGCATTCGTCTCGAGGATGAGAAGAACCCTTTGGTAGGTATACAAGTGGATGCGCACGATTTTAAGCCGGGTGTTGTATATGAAAAGAATGGTGTTGTTGTGACCACCTTTGAGGTAGATCATGGCGACCTCGTTAAACCTTGCTACGGTTTCAAAATCACCTACAAAAACCACTCAGTGGTAATTTCGGGCGATACCCGATATAGCGTAAACCTTGAGAAAGCGGCTCGTGGCACTGACCTGCTCATCTGCGAAGTTGCTATGATTCCCGAAAAGCTCTTTGCCAAGTTCCCTGCCTATAAGGCAATATATGAACACCACATTTCACCGGAATTAGCAGGAAAGTTGTTCACTGCTAGTCGGCCAAAACTGGCTGTTTACACACATTTAGTATTGTCAGGCCTTCCTAAGGAAGGTATTCCATTCCCTACACCTGAAGAACTGTTGGCTGCGACACGTAAGACATACGATGGGCCAGTTGTGGTTGGTGCGGACCTTATAGGCTTCAAGATAGACGACAGCGGCGTCTCGATTATTGAGTCTCCTCGAAAGTAGGGGAAAAACACTGTGAACAACATTATGACTCAAACTTTTGCTGAAATCCTACTTCTTGTCCCTACGGCCCTCTGTGCCGGTTTTGTTATATTTGTTGCGGGGGTAATACAGGGGGTTATGAATGATTTGGACGAAGCCATGTTCAAACGTTTTTTGACCATGTTGAAGACACGTGCGTTGAGGTCACCTTATGCTATCGGTATATCCAGCATTACGTTTGTCGGCATGGTGCCTTATTTTATCTACTACGGTTTCAGCAATAGGTGGTTCACGGCTGGACTTGTCCTGTGGGTGATAACCTCGATTGTCTCAAAGGCCACCACTCTTCCGATTTATGCGAGAGTTGATGCCATAGAAAGCAGCGATGTGTCTCGACTAAGGGAGGAACGCCGGAAACTGCAAATCGCAAATATTTTGCGCGCAACGCTAAGCGTTGCATCCGTCGTTCTGATGGTGATTGGTTTTGTTTAGAAGTTTCAGCTCGATACCAGATGCACTGAAAAGGGGACGTGGGAACATCCTTCAATATTTCAATTAAACGGATGGCTGGAAGTAAAAGTAACAGTCATAAATCTTCAATAATGAGACTTTTCAGACACTGTGTCTGTAGCATTTGCTCTAACATTTAGAGCAAAGAGAGAAAACTCTGTAAAGGCAATACAGGCTTTGGTTTGGGCAATTAAGTATATTTTACATTCAATTTGAATGTAAGTATGGAAACTTTTTGAAAAATGTCTTTTTTGGAGTACATGAAAGCAGAATAAGAAGGTTCTTGAAAATGGTGGGTTTTCATCTTATTGAAAGTTGAGAAAAGAATAACGACAAAAAAAGAAATAGAAGATATAATAAAAAAAACATGGAAAAACCGATAAAAGCAAAAAAATAGTTCCAACGAATCGCTGGAGCCAATCGGCAGGAAAAGGCATCTGCCTCTGGCTGACGTTGGTGTTACCCGTAAATTATGAAACAGATTCTTGACGAAAACATCTTTTAGTAGTACTATTAATACTATTATAGGAGGTACTACTAATGACAAACGCTCCCAAAATTATACCAATTTCCGATCTTAGACAAAACGCAAGTAATGTTGTCAAAAGCATCTCATCTTCGAGAGAACCTGTTTTTATTACCCAACGCGGGAGAGCGGCGGCAGTCATGGTCAGTATGGAAGTCTATGAGAACTCACAACACGAAATGGATGTTTTGCACTTATTGGCCAGAGGCGAGAAAGAAATAGAGGCAGGCATCGGCTACGAACTTGAAGATGTCCTGAAAGAGGCCGACCGCTTTCTTGAGAGTTCAAAGCCTTGAAAGTTCTTTTCACTCCTACAGGTCGCCGCCAGTTTCTTGAAGCAATTGCTTATATTTACCGGGATAACCCTTCGGCGGCAGTAGATTTTCGCAAAAAGGCTGAGGAGGCTCTCTCTCGCTTGAAGAAGTTCTCAGAATCAGGGAGACTCATTCCCGAGTTTTCAGATCTCCCTTTTCGTGAATTGATTGTGAGGCCTTATCGTTTTTTCTATAGGATCAAAGATAGCACCACCGTGTGGATCATTGCTGTATGGCATAGCGCTCAGCTGCCTGATGGACCCGAAAATGACATCGGGTAACAAGTGCATGCAGCGAACCGGCCTGAAAGCAGGCTTCTCGCTGACTGCTATATAAGCCGAAAAATGGCAACATTATACAATACAGGTATTATTTCATGGGTTATGCTTCTTTCATAAAGGCACGGCGGTCTAAATACATTTAACGATGAAGGGAGATTATATGGAAACAAGAGAGATTGTGGCATGTATGGCGAATGGGTCCGCAACATATATGGACAGGGAAGAAATGATGGGAGAAATTCCATGGAATCAGCATCCTGTATTCAAAGGCGTCTTTTTAAAACATATCGTCAAAGGCACTGATACTGAAGGTATGCTAAGTTGCCATATGGTAAGGATCGATCCCAACGCTATTTTGGAAGAACATGCTCACGAGAACCAGTGGGAGCTTCATGAAGTCATAGAGGGTAATGGCAAGTTCGTTTTGGAGTCAAAAGAGACACCGTACCATCCAGGACGAATGGGGATAATTCCAAAGGGTACGAAACATAAAGTAATGGCGGGGGAAAACGGCCTGATTCTGCTTGCAAAGTTCTTCCCTGCATTAGTGTAAAGACTATAAACAAAGAGAGGTAGGCAGCAAATGAGGAGAAGAAACCAACAAATCATTCGTTTCTTCAATCCACGAGGTTTGCAGTACGTACAAGCTGTTCATGGCGTTAACGTGGCCAATGAATTCCGTCGTCATGTGCACAACAGATTCTGTATTGGCATTATACAGAAAGGGGCACGGGTCATATGCCAGAGAGGTACGTCGATCGTTGTTCCGGAAAACAGTCTGTTTGTTATCAATCCGGGGATATCCCACGCGTGTAAATCCCAGTATGAAGAACACAGTTACTTCGTTATCTGCGTTGAAGCGGAAAGCATGAAGGCTATTGCCTCACAAATATCCGGGAAGACGCACGATGTCCCGTATTTCAAAAGTATTCTCATACACAATAGAGAGCTGGGTTCAAAATTTCGCCTCTTCTTTTCACTTGTTGAGAATACAAGTTCAGCTCTGGAGAAGGAATCGGTCTTGGTTTCATTACTTTCAGCACTTATTATGCAATACGGGAATAAACCACCCATTCCTTTTCAAGCGGGTTCACATGGTGATGCAATTAATAGGGCCTGCGAATTCATCAGGATGCATTACGCACAAGATTTGTCGTTGAAACAAATATCAAGAGTGGCCTGCTTAAGCCCG
Encoded here:
- a CDS encoding type II toxin-antitoxin system RelE/ParE family toxin — translated: MKVLFTPTGRRQFLEAIAYIYRDNPSAAVDFRKKAEEALSRLKKFSESGRLIPEFSDLPFRELIVRPYRFFYRIKDSTTVWIIAVWHSAQLPDGPENDIG
- a CDS encoding MBL fold metallo-hydrolase, with translation MITFRNFFKGTSGRIRSLTIIGLLCLSLSLSAPALSADDFSVTLLGTGMPVPSPDRFGNSTLVEAGGQRLVFDMGRGVTIRLWQKQIPLGSIDAHFLTHLHSDHINGLSDLWLSGWIQTPFGGRKKPFLIYGPPGTEKMMANLWEAFSEDRRIRLEDEKNPLVGIQVDAHDFKPGVVYEKNGVVVTTFEVDHGDLVKPCYGFKITYKNHSVVISGDTRYSVNLEKAARGTDLLICEVAMIPEKLFAKFPAYKAIYEHHISPELAGKLFTASRPKLAVYTHLVLSGLPKEGIPFPTPEELLAATRKTYDGPVVVGADLIGFKIDDSGVSIIESPRK
- a CDS encoding type II toxin-antitoxin system Phd/YefM family antitoxin, with product MTNAPKIIPISDLRQNASNVVKSISSSREPVFITQRGRAAAVMVSMEVYENSQHEMDVLHLLARGEKEIEAGIGYELEDVLKEADRFLESSKP
- a CDS encoding AraC family transcriptional regulator, whose product is MRRRNQQIIRFFNPRGLQYVQAVHGVNVANEFRRHVHNRFCIGIIQKGARVICQRGTSIVVPENSLFVINPGISHACKSQYEEHSYFVICVEAESMKAIASQISGKTHDVPYFKSILIHNRELGSKFRLFFSLVENTSSALEKESVLVSLLSALIMQYGNKPPIPFQAGSHGDAINRACEFIRMHYAQDLSLKQISRVACLSPFYFQRLFLEKTGVSPHDYLVQTRIRKALELLSEGHNIADVSLDTGFVDQSHFTRFFKRVTGITPGGYLHNVRKDCRQTSVGGHSLQG
- a CDS encoding cupin domain-containing protein; this encodes METREIVACMANGSATYMDREEMMGEIPWNQHPVFKGVFLKHIVKGTDTEGMLSCHMVRIDPNAILEEHAHENQWELHEVIEGNGKFVLESKETPYHPGRMGIIPKGTKHKVMAGENGLILLAKFFPALV